One Brassica napus cultivar Da-Ae chromosome C4, Da-Ae, whole genome shotgun sequence genomic region harbors:
- the LOC106453631 gene encoding mitogen-activated protein kinase kinase kinase 20-like produces MAGPELYFEKFLGEGSFGSVSLYKYKRRHDGKTLYAAAKTSDHKHAESLYIEFQILSELKGCPRIVQCYGTKVQERRNEEGCLEYKIYMEYAPGGSLRSFANQFQDNKLPDALVRDFTRMLLEGLATIHGHGYVHCDLKPANILIFPSYVNKNGAWRSSYELKISDFGLTRRDGDTSWWQPHQPFAGTAIYMSPESISHGETGKGLDLWSLGCIVLEMYTGKRPWWHTDYKLKDLKNCHGLLIPRDLPFDAKLFLMTCFSPEADDRKDASTLLNHIFLRRDVSKITESSPMPAKTGSNPRNITLELEKLRQRLSHMKSIFV; encoded by the coding sequence ATGGCGGGGCCAGAGTTGTATTTCGAGAAGTTTCTAGGAGAAGGCTCTTTCGGTTCAGTGAGTCTCTACAAGTACAAAAGACGTCACGACGGCAAGACCCTTTACGCCGCCGCAAAAACCTCCGACCATAAACACGCCGAGTCTCTCTACATTGAGTTTCAAATCCTGTCGGAACTCAAAGGATGTCCGAGAATCGTCCAGTGCTATGGGACCAAAGTGCAAGAGAGACGCAACGAAGAAGGTTGCTTGGAGTACAAGATTTACATGGAGTACGCACCTGGAGGAAGCTTGAGGAGTTTCGCTAACCAATTCCAAGACAATAAGTTACCGGATGCTTTGGTCAGAGATTTTACTCGTATGCTTCTAGAAGGATTAGCCACCATCCACGGACACGGTTATGTTCACTGCGATCTCAAACCAGCAAACATACTCATCTTCCCGAGTTATGTCAACAAGAACGGTGCCTGGAGATCATCTTACGAGTTGAAgatttcggatttcgggttgacaagaagagatggagacacTAGCTGGTGGCAACCTCATCAGCCCTTTGCCGGAACAGCGATCTACATGTCTCCCGAATCAATTTCTCACGGCGAGACAGGGAAGGGACTTGATTTATGGTCTTTGGGATGTATTGTACTAGAGATGTACACGGGAAAAAGACCTTGGTGGCATACAGACTACAAACTGAAGGATCTCAAGAACTGCCACGGGCTGTTGATTCCAAGAGATCTTCCTTTTGACGCAAAACTCTTTCTGATGACATGCTTCTCTCCCGAGGCAGATGATAGAAAAGACGCATCGACTTTGTTGAATCATATCTTCTTGCGTAGAGATGTTAGTAAGATCACAGAGTCGTCTCCTATGCCTGCCAAGACTGGTAGTAACCCGAGGAATATCACTCTGGAGTTGGAGAAACTTAGACAGAGGCTTTCGCATATGAAGTCTATTTTTGTATAG
- the LOC111209595 gene encoding glutathione S-transferase T3-like, which produces MDYNPYSNYVDLLDSQRENVISLDSPPAPVFRREGTQDSSFGDSPPQRRERRTWSPSDDIVLISSWLNTSKDPSCSYFGANPKLAGCEKRESMHSKQRWHKINDLVCKFCGAYESAAREKTSGHNDNDILKQAHEIFYNNYKKKFTLEHAWKELRNDQKWRKLDDGAQSSTSHATVNKTGEADEGTVRPPGVKAAKRLGKKTMKEEKGLSEFKEIWSIKEEDMTRKERIVKMGLLDRLLAKPEPLPEYEESLKKKLISELF; this is translated from the exons ATGGATTATAATCCATATTCAAATTATGTTGATCTTCTTGATAGTCAACGAGAAAATGTCATTTCTCTAGACTCTCCGCCAGCTCCTGTATTTCGCAGAGAAGGCACTCAAGATTCCAGCTTCGGTGACTCTCCTCCACAGCGTAGAGAAAGAAGGACGTGGTCCCCTTCGGATGATATAGTGCTCATCAGCTCGTGGTTAAACACGAGCAAAGATCCT AGTTGCAGCTACTTTGGCGCCAATCCGAAGCTTGCAGGCTGTGAAAAAAGAGAGTCAATGCACTCCAAGCAACGGTGGCACAAGATCAACGATCTTGTTTGCAAGTTCTGTGGCGCATATGAATCTGCAGCCAGGGAGAAAACAAGCGGGCACAATGATAATGATATCCTGAAGCAAGCTCACGAAATCTTCTAcaataactataaaaaaaaattcactctTGAGCATGCTTGGAAAGAGCTACGCAACGACCAGAAATG GAGGAAGTTAGATGATGGTGCACAATCATCTACATCTCACGCTACTGTGAACAAGACTGGTGAAGCAGATGAGGGAACGGTTCGGCCCCCGGGTGTTAAGGCAGCCAAGAGGCTCGGTAAGAAGACAATGAAAGAGGAGAAAGGGCTGTCGGAGTTTAAGGAGATATGGTCTATTAAAGAAGAGGATATGACTAGGAAAGAAAGGATCGTGAAGATGGGTCTACTTGACCGTCTACTTGCAAAACCAGAACCACTCCCCGAGTATGAAGAGTCTCTAAAGAAGAAGCTCATTAGCGAGCTGTTTTAG
- the LOC106387308 gene encoding G-type lectin S-receptor-like serine/threonine-protein kinase RKS1 isoform X2, with amino-acid sequence MNYFSSTLIIHTSSRFMTNTETMIVFIIFFFSFLQSCVCGDMIMRRHSLRDGDVIFSERKRFAFGFFSSPLSKLRYVGIWYAEISEQTVVWVANRDRPVNDKSGLIKFTSRGNLCVYASSVNETEPVWSTNVSDSILEATLVAKLSDIGILVLLDLVTGRCFWESFDHPTDTFLPFMRLGFTRKDGLNRVLTSWRSPGDPGSGIFTYRIKRVGFPQLILYKGLIPWWRAGTWTGQKWSGVPGMTRGYIFNSSFVNNQDEVSITYGVTDASVITRMMVKETGNMQRFTWIARDKRWNGFWSAPKEDCDYYAHCGLNGYCDPTSTEAFECTCLPGFEPKMPRDWLLRDTSGGCTKKNYASICREKEGFVKLRSVKIPDTSNATVDMKITLEECENRCLRNCSCVAYASAYHESDRGATGCLTWHGGILDTRIYVNSGQDFYIRVDREEMVGWNRKGALGKMRAVFILISLIAAVMLLTVVLFCFVRNRRNHHQQPSPGNLLI; translated from the exons ATGAACTATTTCAGCTCTACTCTGATCATACATACATCTTCACGTTTCATGACGAACACTGAAACTATGAttgtcttcatcatcttctttttctccTTCCTACAATCTTGTGTCTGCGGTGATATGATCATGAGAAGACATTCCTTGAGAGATGGTGATGTTATATTCTCTGAAAGGAAGAGATTCGCCTTTGGATTCTTCAGCTCTCCTCTTTCGAAGCTCCGATATGTCGGAATTTGGTATGCTGAAATCTCTGAGCAGACTGTTGTATGGGTTGCAAACAGAGACCGTCCCGTTAATGATAAATCTGGTCTGATAAAGTTCACCAGCAGAGGGAATCTCTGCGTCTATGCATCATCAGTTAATGAAACAGAACCTGTCTGGTCAACTAACGTTTCAGATAGTATCTTGGAAGCAACTCTAGTTGCGAAACTCTCCGATATAGGGATCCTTGTTCTGCTTGATTTAGTCACAGGGAGATGTTTCTGGGAGAGCTTTGATCATCCGACAGACACTTTTCTTCCGTTCATGAGATTGGGGTTCACACGAAAAGACGGCTTGAATCGCGTTCTGACATCTTGGAGATCTCCTGGCGACCCAGGTTCAGGGATCTTCACGTACCGGATAAAACGTGTGGGATTCCCGCAGCTGATTCTGTATAAAGGTCTGATCCCTTGGTGGCGTGCGGGGACGTGGACCGGGCAGAAGTGGAGCGGAGTGCCTGGAATGACAAGAGGATATATCTTCAATAGCTCGTTTGTTAATAATCAGGACGAAGTATCGATCACTTACGGTGTAACGGATGCTTCAGTCATAACTAGAATGATGGTGAAGGAGACGGGAAACATGCAACGTTTCACATGGATTGCGAGGGACAAGAGATGGAACGGTTTCTGGTCAGCTCCTAAAGAGGATTGCGACTACTATGCACACTGTGGCCTTAACGGTTACTGCGATCCCACAAGTACGGAAGCGTTTGAGTGCACATGCCTGCCTGGTTTTGAGCCAAAGATGCCCCGGGATTGGCTCTTGAGGGACACTTCGGGTGGGTGTACAAAGAAAAACTATGCTTCAATATGCCGTGAGAAAGAAGGGTTTGTGAAGTTAAGGAGCGTGAAGATTCCCGACACATCAAATGCAACTGTGGATATGAAGATAACATTAGAGGAGTGCGAGAATAGGTGCTTGAGGAACTGCTCTTGTGTTGCGTACGCAAGCGCTTACCACGAGAGTGACAGAGGAGCAACTGGATGCTTGACATGGCACGGCGGCATATTAGATACAAGGATTTACGTGAACTCTGGACAAGATTTCTACATACGTGTAGACAGGGAAGAGAtgg TAGGGTGGAACAGAAAGGGCGCATTAGGCAAGATGAGAGCCGTCTTCATTCTCATCAGTTTGATTGCAGCCGTAATGTTACTGACAGTCGTTTTGTTCTGTTTCGTAAGGAACCGACGAA ATCATCATCAACAGCCTTCACCCGGGAATCTTTTGATTTAA
- the LOC106387308 gene encoding G-type lectin S-receptor-like serine/threonine-protein kinase RKS1 isoform X1, translating to MNYFSSTLIIHTSSRFMTNTETMIVFIIFFFSFLQSCVCGDMIMRRHSLRDGDVIFSERKRFAFGFFSSPLSKLRYVGIWYAEISEQTVVWVANRDRPVNDKSGLIKFTSRGNLCVYASSVNETEPVWSTNVSDSILEATLVAKLSDIGILVLLDLVTGRCFWESFDHPTDTFLPFMRLGFTRKDGLNRVLTSWRSPGDPGSGIFTYRIKRVGFPQLILYKGLIPWWRAGTWTGQKWSGVPGMTRGYIFNSSFVNNQDEVSITYGVTDASVITRMMVKETGNMQRFTWIARDKRWNGFWSAPKEDCDYYAHCGLNGYCDPTSTEAFECTCLPGFEPKMPRDWLLRDTSGGCTKKNYASICREKEGFVKLRSVKIPDTSNATVDMKITLEECENRCLRNCSCVAYASAYHESDRGATGCLTWHGGILDTRIYVNSGQDFYIRVDREEMVGWNRKGALGKMRAVFILISLIAAVMLLTVVLFCFVRNRRRRVTKRYGDSSEEAVEKVRPRNGRVQERGQVDIKVAASKSREDLRVLRRTG from the exons ATGAACTATTTCAGCTCTACTCTGATCATACATACATCTTCACGTTTCATGACGAACACTGAAACTATGAttgtcttcatcatcttctttttctccTTCCTACAATCTTGTGTCTGCGGTGATATGATCATGAGAAGACATTCCTTGAGAGATGGTGATGTTATATTCTCTGAAAGGAAGAGATTCGCCTTTGGATTCTTCAGCTCTCCTCTTTCGAAGCTCCGATATGTCGGAATTTGGTATGCTGAAATCTCTGAGCAGACTGTTGTATGGGTTGCAAACAGAGACCGTCCCGTTAATGATAAATCTGGTCTGATAAAGTTCACCAGCAGAGGGAATCTCTGCGTCTATGCATCATCAGTTAATGAAACAGAACCTGTCTGGTCAACTAACGTTTCAGATAGTATCTTGGAAGCAACTCTAGTTGCGAAACTCTCCGATATAGGGATCCTTGTTCTGCTTGATTTAGTCACAGGGAGATGTTTCTGGGAGAGCTTTGATCATCCGACAGACACTTTTCTTCCGTTCATGAGATTGGGGTTCACACGAAAAGACGGCTTGAATCGCGTTCTGACATCTTGGAGATCTCCTGGCGACCCAGGTTCAGGGATCTTCACGTACCGGATAAAACGTGTGGGATTCCCGCAGCTGATTCTGTATAAAGGTCTGATCCCTTGGTGGCGTGCGGGGACGTGGACCGGGCAGAAGTGGAGCGGAGTGCCTGGAATGACAAGAGGATATATCTTCAATAGCTCGTTTGTTAATAATCAGGACGAAGTATCGATCACTTACGGTGTAACGGATGCTTCAGTCATAACTAGAATGATGGTGAAGGAGACGGGAAACATGCAACGTTTCACATGGATTGCGAGGGACAAGAGATGGAACGGTTTCTGGTCAGCTCCTAAAGAGGATTGCGACTACTATGCACACTGTGGCCTTAACGGTTACTGCGATCCCACAAGTACGGAAGCGTTTGAGTGCACATGCCTGCCTGGTTTTGAGCCAAAGATGCCCCGGGATTGGCTCTTGAGGGACACTTCGGGTGGGTGTACAAAGAAAAACTATGCTTCAATATGCCGTGAGAAAGAAGGGTTTGTGAAGTTAAGGAGCGTGAAGATTCCCGACACATCAAATGCAACTGTGGATATGAAGATAACATTAGAGGAGTGCGAGAATAGGTGCTTGAGGAACTGCTCTTGTGTTGCGTACGCAAGCGCTTACCACGAGAGTGACAGAGGAGCAACTGGATGCTTGACATGGCACGGCGGCATATTAGATACAAGGATTTACGTGAACTCTGGACAAGATTTCTACATACGTGTAGACAGGGAAGAGAtgg TAGGGTGGAACAGAAAGGGCGCATTAGGCAAGATGAGAGCCGTCTTCATTCTCATCAGTTTGATTGCAGCCGTAATGTTACTGACAGTCGTTTTGTTCTGTTTCGTAAGGAACCGACGAA GGCGTGTTACAAAACGGTATGGAGATAGCAGTGAAGAGGCTGTCGAGAAAGTCAGGCCAAGGAATGGAAGAGTTCAAGAACGAGGTCAAGTTGATATCAAAGTTGCAGCATCGAAATCTCGTGAGGATCTTAGGGTGTTGCGTCGAACTGGATGA
- the LOC106387308 gene encoding G-type lectin S-receptor-like serine/threonine-protein kinase RKS1 isoform X3, producing the protein MNYFSSTLIIHTSSRFMTNTETMIVFIIFFFSFLQSCVCGDMIMRRHSLRDGDVIFSERKRFAFGFFSSPLSKLRYVGIWYAEISEQTVVWVANRDRPVNDKSGLIKFTSRGNLCVYASSVNETEPVWSTNVSDSILEATLVAKLSDIGILVLLDLVTGRCFWESFDHPTDTFLPFMRLGFTRKDGLNRVLTSWRSPGDPGSGIFTYRIKRVGFPQLILYKGLIPWWRAGTWTGQKWSGVPGMTRGYIFNSSFVNNQDEVSITYGVTDASVITRMMVKETGNMQRFTWIARDKRWNGFWSAPKEDCDYYAHCGLNGYCDPTSTEAFECTCLPGFEPKMPRDWLLRDTSGGCTKKNYASICREKEGFVKLRSVKIPDTSNATVDMKITLEECENRCLRNCSCVAYASAYHESDRGATGCLTWHGGILDTRIYVNSGQDFYIRVDREEMVGWNRKGALGKMRAVFILISLIAAVMLLTVVLFCFVRNRRKSNRRRRSVRN; encoded by the exons ATGAACTATTTCAGCTCTACTCTGATCATACATACATCTTCACGTTTCATGACGAACACTGAAACTATGAttgtcttcatcatcttctttttctccTTCCTACAATCTTGTGTCTGCGGTGATATGATCATGAGAAGACATTCCTTGAGAGATGGTGATGTTATATTCTCTGAAAGGAAGAGATTCGCCTTTGGATTCTTCAGCTCTCCTCTTTCGAAGCTCCGATATGTCGGAATTTGGTATGCTGAAATCTCTGAGCAGACTGTTGTATGGGTTGCAAACAGAGACCGTCCCGTTAATGATAAATCTGGTCTGATAAAGTTCACCAGCAGAGGGAATCTCTGCGTCTATGCATCATCAGTTAATGAAACAGAACCTGTCTGGTCAACTAACGTTTCAGATAGTATCTTGGAAGCAACTCTAGTTGCGAAACTCTCCGATATAGGGATCCTTGTTCTGCTTGATTTAGTCACAGGGAGATGTTTCTGGGAGAGCTTTGATCATCCGACAGACACTTTTCTTCCGTTCATGAGATTGGGGTTCACACGAAAAGACGGCTTGAATCGCGTTCTGACATCTTGGAGATCTCCTGGCGACCCAGGTTCAGGGATCTTCACGTACCGGATAAAACGTGTGGGATTCCCGCAGCTGATTCTGTATAAAGGTCTGATCCCTTGGTGGCGTGCGGGGACGTGGACCGGGCAGAAGTGGAGCGGAGTGCCTGGAATGACAAGAGGATATATCTTCAATAGCTCGTTTGTTAATAATCAGGACGAAGTATCGATCACTTACGGTGTAACGGATGCTTCAGTCATAACTAGAATGATGGTGAAGGAGACGGGAAACATGCAACGTTTCACATGGATTGCGAGGGACAAGAGATGGAACGGTTTCTGGTCAGCTCCTAAAGAGGATTGCGACTACTATGCACACTGTGGCCTTAACGGTTACTGCGATCCCACAAGTACGGAAGCGTTTGAGTGCACATGCCTGCCTGGTTTTGAGCCAAAGATGCCCCGGGATTGGCTCTTGAGGGACACTTCGGGTGGGTGTACAAAGAAAAACTATGCTTCAATATGCCGTGAGAAAGAAGGGTTTGTGAAGTTAAGGAGCGTGAAGATTCCCGACACATCAAATGCAACTGTGGATATGAAGATAACATTAGAGGAGTGCGAGAATAGGTGCTTGAGGAACTGCTCTTGTGTTGCGTACGCAAGCGCTTACCACGAGAGTGACAGAGGAGCAACTGGATGCTTGACATGGCACGGCGGCATATTAGATACAAGGATTTACGTGAACTCTGGACAAGATTTCTACATACGTGTAGACAGGGAAGAGAtgg TAGGGTGGAACAGAAAGGGCGCATTAGGCAAGATGAGAGCCGTCTTCATTCTCATCAGTTTGATTGCAGCCGTAATGTTACTGACAGTCGTTTTGTTCTGTTTCGTAAGGAACCGACGAA AGTCGAACAGGCGTAGAAGATCTGTTAGAAATTGA
- the LOC106454867 gene encoding protein phosphatase 1 regulatory subunit INH3 — translation MSTVARPSSSATTSVVLETPVSQSQPTERLVLRLNRKKKKVSWKDGTVDNEFMQKKSSKKCCIFHKQKPFDEDDSEEDEDNNHHHDHHHNHEHCESGEASSSNDSKAVE, via the coding sequence ATGAGCACAGTAGCCAGGCCTTCTTCTTCAGCGACAACCTCTGTCGTCTTAGAAACCCCTGTTTCCCAGTCACAGCCGACAGAAAGATTAGTGCTCCGGTTgaacaggaagaagaagaaagtctcGTGGAAAGACGGGACAGTTGATAACGAGTTCATGCAGAAGAAGAGTTCAAAGAAGTGTTGCATCTTTCACAAACAGAAGCCCTTTGATGAGGATGACagcgaagaagatgaagataacAACCACCaccatgatcatcatcataaccACGAACACTGCGAATCTGGTGAGGCCTCATCGTCTAACGATTCTAAAGCAGTTGAGTAG
- the LOC106387308 gene encoding G-type lectin S-receptor-like serine/threonine-protein kinase At1g11410 isoform X4 gives MLDMARRHIRYKDLRELWTRFLHTCRQGRDGRVEQKGRIRQDESRLHSHQFDCSRNVTDSRFVLFRKEPTKSSSTAFTRESFDLKDSFGLEEDQGREWELPLFELNTIATATNNFAFCNKLGAGGFGPVYKGVLQNGMEIAVKRLSRKSGQGMEEFKNEVKLISKLQHRNLVRILGCCVELDEKMLIYEYLPNKSLDYFIFHEEQRAELDWPKRMVIIQGIARGILYLHQDSRLRIIHRDLKASNVLLDNEMIPKIADFGMARIFGVNQIEGSTNRVVGTYGYMSPEYAMDGQFSIKSDVYSYGILILEIITGKKNSTIYQESSNLVGHIWALWEKGEATEIIDTLMDGETYEENDVIKCVHIGLLCVQESPFDRPDMSSVVFMFGHNAINLPSPKHPAFMVGRKINVQNSGSSGTLPSGETGGSFNDVTLTDVQGR, from the exons ATGCTTGACATGGCACGGCGGCATATTAGATACAAGGATTTACGTGAACTCTGGACAAGATTTCTACATACGTGTAGACAGGGAAGAGAtgg TAGGGTGGAACAGAAAGGGCGCATTAGGCAAGATGAGAGCCGTCTTCATTCTCATCAGTTTGATTGCAGCCGTAATGTTACTGACAGTCGTTTTGTTCTGTTTCGTAAGGAACCGACGAA ATCATCATCAACAGCCTTCACCCGGGAATCTTTTGATTTAAAAGATTCATTCGGATTGGAAGAGGACCAGGGGAGAGAATGGGAGTTGCCTCTCTTTGAGCTTAACACAATCGCTACAGCGACGAACAATTTCGCTTTCTGTAACAAGCTTGGAGCAGGTGGTTTTGGACCCGTTTATAAG GGCGTGTTACAAAACGGTATGGAGATAGCAGTGAAGAGGCTGTCGAGAAAGTCAGGCCAAGGAATGGAAGAGTTCAAGAACGAGGTCAAGTTGATATCAAAGTTGCAGCATCGAAATCTCGTGAGGATCTTAGGGTGTTGCGTCGAACTGGATGAGAAGATGTTGATATACGAGTACTTACCAAACAAGAGCCTAGATTATTTCATATTCC ATGAAGAGCAGAGAGCGGAGCTGGATTGGCCAAAACGGATGGTAATAATCCAGGGGATTGCTCGGGGAATCTTGTATCTTCATCAAGATTCAAGACTGAGAATCATCCACAGGGACCTCAAGGCCAGCAATGTTCTTCTTGACAACGAGATGATCCCCAAGATTGCTGATTTTGGCATGGCTAGAATCTTTGGGGTCAACCAAATCGAAGGAAGCACCAATCGGGTTGTCGGAACATA CGGATATATGTCACCGGAGTACGCAATGGATGGCCAATTCTCCATAAAATCCGATGTCTACAGCTATGGAATATTGATCTTAGAGATCATAACCGGAAAGAAGAACAGTACTATCTACCAAGAATCTTCGAATTTAGTCGGACAT ATTTGGGCTCTGTGGGAGAAAGGTGAAGCAACAGAGATCATAGATACGTTAATGGACGGAGAGACTTATGAGGAGAACGACGTGATAAAGTGCGTACACATTGGGTTGCTCTGCGTGCAAGAAAGCCCTTTTGACAGACCAGACATGTCCTCTGTTGTGTTCATGTTTGGACATAACGCCATTAATCTTCCATCTCCGAAGCATCCTGCTTTTATGGTGGGAAGGAAGATAAACGTCCAAAATAGCGGCAGCTCAGGTACTTTGCCCAGCGGGGAAACGGGTGGTTCTTTCAATGACGTTACTCTCACCGATGTTCAAGGTCGTTAG
- the LOC106387309 gene encoding LOB domain-containing protein 14, which translates to MGGLGSPCGGCKFLRRKCVEGCVFAPYFCYEEGSANFGAIHKVFGASNFSKLISNLPVHDRCEAVRTISYEAQSRLHDPIYGCVSQIFSLQQQVVSLQAQVVLLREQASRKFPQEDCMEQGKVLAQDMPQDLHSWFNHVVSDSNLNQMSDVASTSMDCNESFCSSNESLYYPESMFPWSV; encoded by the exons ATGGGAGGTTTAGGTTCACCATGTGGAGGATGCAAGTTCTTGCGTAGGAAATGTGTAGAAGGTTGTGTATTTGCACCATACTTTTGCTACGAAGAAGGGTCCGCTAATTTTGGAGCCATTCACAAAGTCTTTGGTGCCAGCAACTTCTCTAAGCTCATTTCTAATCTccctgttcatgaccgttgtgAAGCCGTACGAACCATCTCTTACGAGGCTCAGTCTCGTCTCCATGATCCTATTTACGGCTGCGTCTCCCAAATCTTCTCCCTCCAGCAACAG GTTGTTAGTCTACAAGCACAAGTGGTACTCCTTAGAGAACAAGCTTCTAGAAAGTTCCCTCAAGAGGATTGCATGGAACAAGGGAAGGTTCTAGCCCAAGATATGCCCCAGGATCTTCACAGTTGGTTTAACCATGTAGTCTCAGACTCCAACCTTAACCAAATGAGTGATGTTGCGTCAACGTCCATGGACTGCAATGAGTCATTTTGCAGCTCAAATGAATCTCTTTACTACCCGGAATCCATGTTTCCATGGTCTGTTTGA